The Prionailurus viverrinus isolate Anna chromosome C1, UM_Priviv_1.0, whole genome shotgun sequence DNA window GGAAACCATGAGAAACCTGTCAGTTGTCAGTTGTCAGGCTGTCGCCTTGTCTTAAAAACACTTCCAAGGTGAAAGATGGCTGGGAGACCCTGAACAAGCCCCCTTCCACCACAAGATAAGAAAGGGTGGGTGGGGGCCTCCTTGGTGGGTGAAGAGACAACCAGCTCCCACTCACCCAAGGCTAGTCACACAGCCATCAGGCTCTGCTTCCAGCCTCTGCTCAAATACACCTGTTCCCtacagggagggtgggggtggactGATGGGAAACGGGAACAAGGAGTCCATGTGGCTGATCCCTAGACCTTCCTGGGGCACGTTGTCCTCCTGGACCAACAGAAATGTGAGCCCACTCGGGAGCTAgaaatggggaggggaaaggacaAAGCCCCTACCCTACACCAGCATCCCTCCCCCAGGCTGAGCCAAGTCAGAAATCTAATTTTCTCTGGCTTCCAGATTCCTGGCCCCAGCAGCAGAAACTTAACAACTGACCATGAGAAGGAATATGTTGGGCAGGGCGGGAGTCCCACCTCTTCAATACCTACTATGTACCTTCCTTCAAGACTCACAAGAATGCTGTGAGACAGGGGAGTCCACTACTCTTAACAGATGAGCAGACTGAGGCTTAATACGGTTGAATGACTTAAGAGGCTGCAGGGCCTGACAGTTAAGCTCTTTTGGCATAAGGAGCTTTGACATTTGACTGGATATGAATGCAGGCTTTGCCGTTAGTAGCTGTGTTGCCCTTGGCAAGTTAACTCACTCTCTCTGTACCTCCATCttctcatccttaaaatgggTATAAGAATACATATTTCATgccgcacctgggtggctcagtcagctgaacccCTGATGtaggctcagtcatgatcttgcagttcatgagttcaggccccatgtcaggctctgtgttgacagttcaaagccaggagcctgcttcagattctgcctctctctctctctctctctcaaaaataaatatttaaaaatatattttaaaatatatattgcataCCGTTGTTGGAAAATCAATTACACtaatatatgcaaagtgcttagGCAGAGATCGGTGCAAAGATCTCAGGAATTACTGGCTCTTATAAAGGCTGTTCAGCAGAGATTCAAGCCATGAGTAAATACCAGAGACCCCCAACTCTACCTTTGATCCAACACCTTCCTTAGTCATAACCCCTCCCTCTCTGAAGGCTACTCATCTTTGCTTCCCCTCACCCCAGAGCAGACGCCTTCTTGTCATCTCTCCAACCTGGCaatcttccctgccctccccagggccAGGAGTCTTCTACATCTTCAAGACAAAACCCAGAGAAAGGGCGCACCCATGGGCTGGCTGTTCACCCTCTGGACTCCAGATAGCAGGTACCTGTGATCCAAACTGGGGTGGAGGAGAGTTGAAACTGAAGCAGCATCTGTCATTCCTTTATTCATCAGGTATTAATTATGTGCCAGACCTTGGAGCAGGTATGGGGAATACAGGAGTGAATAAGAAGAAACCTGTCCCTGCCCTCATGCAACTTACAGTCTAGGCATCAGGCACAATAATACACAAACAATTGGTTTAATTTTGGAAGGAAACCTGGCCTCAGGGGTGACTTGGTACCCAGGAAGGCGGGCATATGATTCAGAGATGGGAGAGGAAGGTACTCAGGAGCCCCAGCCTGGGAGGGAATGAGTCTGTGTTCTGAAAGCTTGGCTGGATCCagcctgggggatgggagagCCTCTGTGGGCATCTCTTACTCTAGAGGCTGAGGTTATTTCTAGGGTTGGTTTGTTGTCTCTTGTTTTCCAAACAGCACAGCAgaacctcctcctccctcccccatcctacCAGATCGAGGCTATTTATGCCTAGTGACAAGCCTGAGGATCCCAGGGGGGGTGGCCTCAAGGACCTGGAGGGGCCTTGTGTCCCTGGCAGCCTCCCTCCCAGGCACAGGGAGGAAGCCAGAGGATTGGAAACTGTAGAGGTGGGgagtcctcctccccacctctacAGTTCCCTCCACTTCCCTCCACACTGGGTGGTTCCCTCCACTTCCCTCCACACTGCCGCCTGCAGTGCCCCATCCCTGCACACTCCTCACACCCCTCCCTGAGAAACCCAAAAATCGTGGGGCCAAGGACTAGGGTCTCCCCTGGGCCTCAAAGGTCAAAACTATTCCTGGGCATTGTGGAACCCAAGGCCGAGCTCATCTGTCCCAGGGTACAGCTGGAGGTGAGGAGGTGGTGACCTCTGTTTTTGCCCCCCCgagttgtgaaatcaagccctttgaaggtccaggctctgaccaGGGTTGGGGGTCCTCTCTTCACTCCTTGTTTCCTGAGAACACCTTGGTTCCCGCTAATAAGAGCCATGACAGCAGTCAAAAGCACCCGCTCTTGCGGGCTGAAGTCCTCTTTTACAAACTCGGGCTACGTGTGACCCCTGGGggtaagcgggggggggggggggggagggggggacatgAAGATGGCATGTGGACTCTTGGTCCCCCAGTGGACCTTGTTCGGCTGGGTCCCGTACCCCCTCGCCTGAGACCGAGTACAGCCGTCTCCCGCTGGCTGCTGGTGGGAGGCGTgggggaggctgggagtgaggacagagaaagcagggaggggacgGGGGCGGGGTCCTGGCGGCCCGGGGAGGTAGGGAGAGCCAGGTTAGACTGGGCGGGCCGAGGGGCCCTGGGGCGGGATCGGGCCCAAAGAGGAGGTGTGGGCGGGGTCTGGCCCCCAGCCTGCGGGatgcggggccggggcggggtcCGCACTCTGCGGGCAGGGGCGGCCGGAGGCGGGGTCCGGGCGGGGCGGGCCCCGCGCGCACTTCCTCGGGGAGGGGTTGGGGCCGAGCTCCCACTCGCCCACACAGTCCGTGTGCAGCCGGCACCCTCACCGGCGGCGCGCTCGGCCCCCGCTCGGCCCGGCCCGCAGGTACGAGCCGCCGCCGAGGGACGCGCGGCCCGGCTTCCCCGCTCCCGCCGCCCGCTTCGAGGTGAGCTCCCCGCCGTACCCGGCGCCGAATCCCCGCTCTGGGccctggcccccgccccccgcccgggtCCGGCCGCGATAACCTGGGGACGCGCTTGGAGCGGGAGGCGCGGGGGCGCTGAGCCCCGGAGGGCGCCCCCCGGATCGCAAGGATCCCGGCCGCCCGGCGGCCGGGCGGGGGCTGCTTCGAGacttggcggggggagggggccaaGTTTGAAACGGAGAAGCCAGAGTCGAGCGAGGGACCGAGAGGGTtcgagaaactgaggctcccagaAAGGCCGGTGGAGCGAAAGCGAGACAGGGATACGAGCGATAGGCTTAGATAGGGGGAGGCTCAAGGATGCCCGAAGCAGGGACAAGAGACTTGGGCGTAGAGTCACCGAGAGCCGACCGGAGGCATAGGGAGGGACCCAGGTTTTGTGGAACGGAGCATTTGAAGGAGAAGCATACAGTGATCCCAGTGAACACGCTGTAGCGCCCTTCCCAGGGCCTTGCAGGGTCCTGGACAAGTAAGGGGCCCTTGAAGCCTAAGCTTCTTTAGCCTTGTGGTAGATCAGCCTCTGTGAGGCCTATGGAGAAGTCCAGAAACTGGAGACAGAGACACTCAGGAACAGAGATtgttaagaaagagagaaggggtggggtgggaaccCCTAGGAGACCCTCAGATACCAAGACTTGGGTGTACAGAGGTAGAAATCCGCAGAGCCGGGCCCTTGCAAGATGACTAGCCCACCCAAAACATAAAGACAGCTGAAGTGTGCAGAGACACAGACATGCTGAGTGGGACAGAGCTGGCTCTGACGGAGGTGCACTGACAGCTTGGGTCAGACCTGGAGAGACTCAGGCCTGAAAAGACTGGgaagcaaggatgtggagaaacagaaactctGGGCCAGCCAAGCCCCTGTGAGGCAGAGGACCTGAGACAGACTGAGATCAAAAAGGAGCCCCAGGCATACACCAAGACAGCCCcaacttatttttaaactcaAATCTTGGACGCACTGCTTCAGCCCTGGGGGATCCGGGGTGAATGAACTGTTCCTCTCCCGTCCCCAGAGCAGCTGCTGGatcctgcttcccaccccccccccttcccctaaACTGCTCTGACTCCCAGGccccatggggggaggggaggggagaagggagagtttGGGGTTGGTGCCTGATAGCAGGAtgtgggggggggtgaggagagtTAGGTTTCTCCCCTTAAATCTCCTGTCAGTTCCTGggacttggggggtgggggggaggggtctgaGCTGATCCTGACTCACAGCTGCGAGGCCTCACCAGGGTCCTCCTGGACAGTatagggtggaggtgggggcgggggagagttGAGGGGTTGGCATGGGTAGTTGGAAGGGCTTCTGGTTGTCTTCCAATCTCAGGGTTAGCAGCTGGGAAGAAGAGTCAGGCTCCTGTGCTAGTGATGTCACCAAGTATCTCCTGTGTCCCTGCTCTTAATGTTGACCACCCTCTTTACCACCACTGCAGCATTTTTAGAGAGACAAACAGGAAAGGGCTCCAGGCTGGAAAGCAGGGAACCTGGCCTCTCTGAGACCTGAGTGACCTTGGGCCTGGCTTGTCGCCGGTTTCTGTACTCAACTGTAAGATGGGGATGGTACCCTAGCCTGCCTGCCTTTTGTGAGATCCAGTGAAATGGTGGCTGGGGTTGCACTTTGTGAGAGGCCACACTTTGTATGAACACCTGCGTACCTGTGTGAGTTACACTCACTGGGATCAGGCTGGCCCCACTGACTTCCTCAGCCAGCCCCATAACCTGGGCCTCTTTGCTTCCCCCAGCAGAACTGGAAgttggtgggggggcgggggggccctcTTTGTTCTCTCCCTGGGTTTACCCTGGGAATGTCCAGATCAAAACCCAGGCCAGCTCCCTGACCCAGGCCTGGCTCAGAAACTTGACTGACCCCAGTGTGAGTGAGGGGGCTAATAATAAAAACACCGATGGCTACCATTTACCGACTATTCACTTTTTGCCAGGTGCTTTCCAAGCACCAACATTTAAGCCTAACGACAACCCCAGGAGTAGGAGGTAGTCTTAGATAAGAAAATAGGCCCAGGAgcttcagtgacttgcccaagatcacccaAATAGTAAGTGAACAACAAGTCAGGATTCAGATCCACATGCCACATTTGGGCCTCTATCACTACATGCCACAGCCATTCTGAGCTCTGGGAGGTGCCAGATGTGTGTCTGCGTCAGGTGTAGgagtgaagtgtgtgtgtgtgtgtgtgtgtgtgtgtgtgtgtgtgtgtgtgtgcatgtgcatattgGTGGGAGCAGGGGCTGAGAACCATCTGGCAGACTGAACAGTCTACCCTGTGCTCGAGTGTGCAcatgcgcgcacgcacacacacacacacacacacacacacacacacacacacgccatgaaggaaaataagattGGCTCTCTTCCTAAGGGCTAAGCTCCCTTAGCCCTGCCAGGGAAagtgggagggagatggggaggaagggggatgggcagggacaGGTGGGCCTTGATAGTGCCCTTCACTGTCCTCATTAAAGCCCAGCTGGACGGACTAGGGACTAGGGAAttctgggaaggaaacagaagccaTGCTCATACCCTATTTGGGGTGCCCCTGTCTCAGAGTGGTGACTGCATCCCAGGGGATGGCCCCAGAGCTAGCCTGGGCCTGGGAAGGTGATGGCTGCTGTGGGCCAAGCCAGGAAGGACGGAAAAGACCCAGGGCACCCCTGGACAGACCGTAGCCACACTCCACCTGTGTGGCCCCCTGCTGCCCAGTGGCTGACAGCCCAGAGGACACTCAGATGTTGGGCCAGAGGAAACCCAGGCCCAACTGGTAGGGAGCAGACTGAGAAAGAGGGCTACGCTCTACCCTACAGCACAACTCTGCCCCAGGAGTCATCTCTCTGAAGACCCCAGCCCCTGGAGGCCTCATGGCCTGGCCCTGGGTACGAACtttgtgtccccccccacccccccattgtACAGAAGGGCAGTTTTGAGTTCACAAACCATCCCTTCAAGAGCCAGGCCCTCCAGGCTTGGGGCATTTGCTGGCGCCTGGAGTCTGAACTCCAAGCCAGAGCAGTGCTTCTTGGCCAGAATTTCCCACTGGGGGTGGCTGAGAAGAGGAGGTCTTTCCCTCCACTTGAGCCTGGGCAGGCTCTGGGGACTGCCAGTTACTGgggtgaatggggggaggggtagtGGGTTTGGTGGGTTCCTTTGTCCTCCCCAGGCTCCTCTGGAGCTGTGGGAACATCCCCTTCCTCTGAGTCCTGGTAGTTCCTCTCCACCCACCCTAGGATCCAAGCCCTTAGAGAGCAGACTTCATGatggaggaggctgggggtggggagctctgAATCTGGGGCTCGAGACGAGTCAGGGGCAGCAGAAGGGACTGAGAACCCCacttccctaccccccccccacactccccaTGCTCCTGTTCCAGAGGCAGCTGTGTGTATGACCTCATCCCACAAACATGCTTTGTTCCTGAGAAAATGGAAAGTGTCTGAGGTTTGGTGGGGGCTGGGTGTCTGCAGCAGCAGCTCTCAGGGCTCCCCCCTGCCTGACTCCCCACCCGAGAGGGGGCCTGATTGGGGAGAAAGTGTCTCCTGTGACTCCCACTCTCACCCtccactccccctgccccaaaCCCTTAGAAACCAGAAAAGCTGGGGAGAGGCTATTTctcccagaggcagggggtgggaagtAATGACCCCAGGGGATGGAAAGAACCGCCAGGAGCGGATGCCCCCCATCGGAGATGGCAGGGGGCATGCTGCATAACCTCCATCTTCAGTTtacctctccctcccctggcaTCTccattccttcttctctcccctgtTGTTGGTCAAACCTGACATCTGGCCATCTGCGCTGCCACAGCTGCTGCATATGTTGCAGGCCAAGGCTGCCCAGGCTGGTGTGACCAGAGACCCCGCAGGGGCCGGAgggggggtgagggcagagggtCCAGCTGGGGAAGCTTGGCTGTGTCCAGCTTGCAGGACTTCCTTCCTGCTTAAACCTAGGCTGAGCCTCTCAAGTCCTTGCTTGGGCTGATTCTGCAGGAGGGAGGCCCGAGGTGACTTCCACCTCCGCCATTCGCGACCCAACATCCTTTTACACACCCCATTCATGTCCCTATGCCCCTCACTCCGGAGCTCTGGCTAGAGGTTCCTTTTTTCCATGTCGCTAGGGCTCCTTCCTGGGAGTCAAGAGAGGGTGGGGGTGCTGTTTATATGGGATATAGAGTGGGGTGGCTCCCTGCCCCTGCTGTTGTCCCCTCAGGGACAGTAGGAACAGTGGAAGCTACACTCAGGCTGGGGCAGGAAATGAGTCACTGACCCAGGaaaagccccctccccccagatctGCCAGGGCCCAGATAAGAAAACAACTTCtgcttcctgattttttttcctgaccccttctctccctcctctccccgccccaaaCCCCCattaaatgcagaaataaacatgcagggggtgcctgggtagttgaGTGtcctattctttattttgatCCCTGATCAcgggatcatgggatcgagccccgcatctggctcctcgctgagtgtggaacctgcttgagattatctatatccctctgcccttctccccccacccccgctcctgtgcgtgctctctctctccctctctctctttctcaaataattaactaattggttaaaaaaaaaaaaagagggacgcctgggtggctcagttggttgagcgtcagactttgactcaggtcatgatctcgcagttcatgggttcgagccccacgtcgggttctgtgctgacagttcagcctggagcctgctttggattttgtgtctccctctctgtgcccctcctctgctcgtgcgtgtgtgcgtgtgtgtgcgctcGCGTGCGTGCAcgcctgcatgctttctctccctcaaaaaaataaacgttaaaaacaaaaaagaaagagaacaaatgtgCCAGACTCCTCGGTTTCCAGAAGCAGCCCTTCCTCTTCACCACCTGTTCTGACCTGGCATTTCTTATGCCTGGTCTCTTGCAAAAGGCTTTTACAAGGGGCTGAGTCACAGCCCCTCTGGGTGACCCACGCCCCACCTTTTGCCCCTGGCAGGGCGCACTCATAGCCACCATGAGCGAGTCCTTTGACTGTGCGAAATGCAGCGAGTCCCTGTATGGCCGCAAATACATCCAGACGGACGACGGCCCCTACTGTGTGCCCTGCTATGACAATACCTTCGCTAACACGTGTGCTGAGTGCCAGCAGCTTATCGGGCATGACTCAAGGGTAAGGACTGGACCTGACAGGGCAAGGAGTGGGTGGAGGCTGGCGGAGGGGGCAAAGGTGCCAGTGTCCCTTGCCACACGCCCCGCAGGAGCTGTTCTACGAAGACCGCCACTTCCACGAGGGCTGCTTCCGCTGCTGCCGCTGCCAGCGCTCACTGGCCGATGAGCCCTTCACTTGCCAGGACGGGGAGCTGCTCTGCAATGACTGCTACTGCAGCGCCTTCTCGTCGCAGTGCTCCGCCTGCGGGGAGCCCGTCATGCCTGGTACGTTCCCTGGGGGGGCTCGCCGTGTGTGGGACCGGGTGCCTGCATCTGGGTAGGGTTCTTGCACACATAAGGGACTGGCGCATGTATGGTGCGTATGTGGAGGCTGACTATGCTTAACACCTGCACACACAGCATCTTTCTGGAAATTCGGTGTATACAGGATGGGTCATGCCCGTGTGCTCCCGGGAGATTAGCACGCACGGGGACTGGCACACCCAGCTGTACACACGAAAGCAGAGCATGTACAAGAACGGACAAGCTTGGTACATTCCTGAGGGTTTGGCGTGTGCCGCACCAGCAGGCCTGCTACGCGCCTGTGAGTTGACCGTGTATGGGCAGACGGACAGGCTTGGTACACGCCGGGGCGCTTAGCACATGAGCGCCTGCACGTGTGGTACATGCAGAAGCGAGAAGTGCAAGGAGACCATCGTGCTCGGTGCATTGGGGCTTGGCGTGTGCAGAAGCAGATAAACAGAGGGCTTCACGTGTGTGGTGACCCGCATGCCTCATAGTTACGTGAGGCTTGAGGACGTGTGGAGAATGACATTGTTAGGACATGTCAAGGCTTAGCGTGTAGTGGATGGATCACGTCCGGGGCATTAGAATTCTGTGTGGGCAAAGACTTGCTTGCCTAGTATATGTAGGATCGTTGTGGTGTGCTCAAACCATCACGTCTGGCATATAAGGGCTTAGCGTATACTGAGTCATCGTGCCTGTGACACGGAGGCCTGGCGTATGCTGAAACAGTCATATCTGGTACACATGGGGACTTCGCTTATGCCAACTCCTCGTGTCTAGTTTCTGGGAGCCTAGCATGTGCCCAGCGAGCGTGTGCAGTGTTTGGGGGAGGGTAGCATGTGCTGTATATGGGGCCAGGGTCCTGCTGCATGTGCATGGATGCCACCCTGCTTAGGCTGTGGGAACAGCGGGGACCCTCCTCGGGAGGGTAGCAGAGGGTGGCACTCAGGAGCTTAGGACACAGCCTCTGAGTGGGACCCCTGTTCCCCACAGGGTCCCGGAAGCTGGAATATGGAGGCCAGACGTGGCACGAACACTGCTTCCTGTGCAGTGGCTGTGAGCAGCCGCTGGGCTCCCGTTCCTTTGTGCCCGACAAGGGTGCTCACTACTGCGTGCCCTGCTATGAGAACAAGTTTGCGCCTCGCTGCGCCCGCTGCAGCAAGGTGGGGGCTGggccagtggggtgggggtgagccaGGCTCTGTTGTGGGGTGGGAACCACCACTCCCTCCCACTGACAGATGCTGCCCCCATAGACGCTGACACAGGGTGGCGTGACATACCGTGACCAGCCCTGGCATCGAGAATGCCTGGTCTGCACAGGGTGCCAGACGCCCCTGGCAGGGCAACAGTTCACCTCCCGGGACGACGATCCATACTGCGTGGCCTGTTTTGGAGAACTCTTTGCACCCAAGTGCAGCAGCTGCAAGCGCCCCATCACAGGTGGGACAGAGGTCAAAGGACAGAGCGGGTAGGGTGCAAGCAAGGGAATGGGATCTGGTGTTGGGTGAGGCTGAGGGACAGGACCGCGCTCCGGATCCGCAGAGCTAACCTCCGGCCTCCCCCCAGGACTCGGTGGAGGCAAGTATGTGTCCTTTGAAGACCGCCACTGGCACCACAGCTGCTTCTCCTGTGCCCGCTGCTCCACCTCCCTGGTGGGTCAAGGCTTCGTGCCGGATGGAGACCAAGTACTGTGCCAGGGCTGCAGCCAGGCAGGGCCCTGAGCCAGGACTCCTGGGCCCAGGGCCTCCCAAACCAGGGCTCCAGGACTAAGGCTCCTTTTCCAAACCACCTTTGggacccagccccaccccccacccccaaattggGGCTCCTCCTGGGCTCCAGGATTcagcctccctgctcccacaTCCCAAACCTGGGCTCTTATGGAGCCTCCGTGATTCAAATCCCCTCTGCCAACCTAGACTCCCCCTACAGTCTGGGTTCCCAGATCCCAAGCCCTCTCCCCAAATCAGGGCTCTAGACCCAGCCGTCTAAACCTGGACTCTGGGGCCCAGGCCCCCTTTGATCTAGACTTCTTTCCTGAGACGTTAGGTCCTCTGTGGGTGCCTGAGAAGTTCTCAAAAGTGGGCTATATTCAGGTTTGATCCTCCCCACCGTCATCCCAATCTAGCCTCGGGGCTGGGGCTCTCTGGACAGCAAAACAGGCGTTCACACTTTAAAGGGGTCCTAGAGCACAGGGTTTTGCCCATCCGGTATCTGTCGAgtgttttctcctttcatttgaGCTCCATTCTGCCcggagatgggcagagggggtgggACTGGTTCACCCCGCCCTTCCAGATTCTGCAATAAAGCAGTGTGAGGAAGCGAAGGCCTCTGTGTGTTTGTCTGGgtttggcggggggtgggtgggggggcgggggaggaaggtTCCCTGGCAGACAGGGAGGCTCTGAGGCTTTTCCAGACCTCCTCCGtgcagggcagaggaggaagctgcTGGGATGGGAAACCTCCGGAGAACGGGGATCCCGCCGCTGCTACTGTCCATCTCAGGctccaccaacctcccctctgctGGCGAAGGATTTTTTCCTccgggtggggaagggagggggcttgGGGGAGGTCCCGGACGGGAGCGGAGTTGGCAGTGGGTTCCCCATCCAGTACAAACCGCCCCCCTCCACTGGCAGCTCTTCCCAAATCCCGCTGAGCACCCGGTGCGGATTCCCAGTCTGGGCCCAGACCCTcagcccccttccccctcttcccgAGGATTAGCGGAGGCGGCCCGGGATCCGCTCGGGGCCGCACGTTTTTTGCCAAAAAAGGCAAGGATGCAGCTGCACGCGCCGCGGGAACATCTGGATCCGATTCCCGGCATGAATGGGTCACGGCCCCGCCCCCCCGTGATTCAGGGGCGGAGGCGGGAGTGAGCGAGGGGGGTTGGCCCCCAAAGTGGGGAGATGGGGCGGAGCGCTGCTCCCCACCCCGGGTGTCGGTCGCCCGcggcccctgccccgccctcGGCCCCCCGACGGTCGGGGGCGCGCTCCCGGCACGCGCGGCTTGGGGCACTCCTTGTCCTGCCCGCCGCCTCTTGGGGTGGGGACCCGAGCTGCAGAGCGAGTGGGCCTTAGGGCCTCGTGGGGGAGGGGCCCTCCGGTCCGGCAGAACCACGCGATCATATGTATCTCATACTAAATCCTCCCAGAAATCCTATGAGGCGGGcatttttccatttcacagaggTGCAGACTCCGCTTGCCAGTTCCCCAAAGTCACCTAGGTAATCACAGGTGGATTATTTTCAGACTGCCTCCCGGGCCCGATGCAAATCCTAAACTTTCTGAGACTGTGGTTGCCATTTTTCAACAAACCTTTACAAATACCCAACATGTGTCCTTACAACTGATAattatatgtttacatttttgtctctttctcccaaCGGCTTCTGTGAAGGCTGGGCTCGCGCCTGCCTTGCTCACCCTTCTATTTTCAACTCCCGGCACTTACTacttgttcaataaatacttgtggagGAAGAGTAGTCCAAGCATAGAAAACAGCTGGTGCAAAGAACGGGAGGCTTGAAAAAACATATGGCGCTTTGGGGAAGCAGCAAGTAATTTCATTTGGAGGAAGTGCCAAGAGACTAAAATGGCAGGCAGAAGCCAGGTCACAAAAAATCGAATGCCAAGTTAAACAGACCTCACCCTGCGGGTAAGCAGCCAGTGGAAATGTTTCAGTAGGGGCATAAGATGATCACTCTGACTGCAGCATGAATAATGGATTGAAGGGGTAAGATGAGCAGGCTCTGTAGGAAGCTAGTGCACTGGTCCAGGTGAGAGATAAAGAGGCAGGTGGCATCAGGAGTGGAAAAGACAGGACTCGGTGACTGGTTTGATAGACCGGAGAAGGAGGTTTTAGGGGACGGAAGGTGAATGGTTTTGCTTAAGTGGTCCACCCACCTCAGAGAAAGAGATGTACAGGTGCTGTGTCATTGAtctcaagataaatatttttcgTCTTTAACATCCCAGAAAGCCAGATGCATTGTATAATGGGTAGATGTGACATAGATGgacaattttttcttctttcttagtgGAACATAATGATGGAGTTAACATTTGATGACATCTTATATTTGATGATATATCATAGATCCcaaatcctcccccccccccgccccccaacacagTCTCTCCAATCTTGAATGGAGATTTCCCACCTCTTTTCTAGAGGTGCAAGAAAAGCCTCTGGTGAGGACTTTTGCCTGGAGTGCTCTCCCTGCGGTTTAgatcttgtttaaatttttagaCATATAACCCTCACAACACCCCATCAGCAGGCAAGATGAGAGTCATTATGCCTgtgttatttttcaaactttgaaaaacataaaGCAACGCATTCTCATTGTAGAAAAACTGGAGAATTCCTAAAAGTAAAGAGAAGAGGCAAATCACTAAAAATTGCTGGAGATATTATAACTTCCTAGTTCCTTTTTTTGTTAAGcatgcatgtacatatatgtgtctTAATTTTTagggcttttttattttattttatttatttatttatttatttatttatttatttatttatttattttaacgttttatttattttcgagagacagagcatgagtaggggggcgggcagagaaagagggagacacagaatctgaagcaggctccagactctgagc harbors:
- the FHL3 gene encoding four and a half LIM domains protein 3 isoform X1 — its product is MSESFDCAKCSESLYGRKYIQTDDGPYCVPCYDNTFANTCAECQQLIGHDSRELFYEDRHFHEGCFRCCRCQRSLADEPFTCQDGELLCNDCYCSAFSSQCSACGEPVMPGSRKLEYGGQTWHEHCFLCSGCEQPLGSRSFVPDKGAHYCVPCYENKFAPRCARCSKTLTQGGVTYRDQPWHRECLVCTGCQTPLAGQQFTSRDDDPYCVACFGELFAPKCSSCKRPITGLGGGKYVSFEDRHWHHSCFSCARCSTSLVGQGFVPDGDQVLCQGCSQAGP
- the FHL3 gene encoding four and a half LIM domains protein 3 isoform X2; amino-acid sequence: MPGSRKLEYGGQTWHEHCFLCSGCEQPLGSRSFVPDKGAHYCVPCYENKFAPRCARCSKTLTQGGVTYRDQPWHRECLVCTGCQTPLAGQQFTSRDDDPYCVACFGELFAPKCSSCKRPITGLGGGKYVSFEDRHWHHSCFSCARCSTSLVGQGFVPDGDQVLCQGCSQAGP